The Polyangium mundeleinium genome contains the following window.
CGTGCCGCCGGGCTGGGTCGTGGCAGGAAACCCGGCCCGGCTCGTCAAGCGCACGGATTAACGACTTCGCACGCGAAGCAAGGCGAACATCCCATCCGGAGAGACGTACTCCCGCTCCAGGAGGAAGCGCTCCGGGGGTTGATCGGCCGCGCGGCCGAGCCAGGCGGAGAGCTCGGAAGGCCGGTAATCGTGCGGCCGGTACTGGAACGAGGCGAAATGTTGAAAGCCTCGTTCGAACGAGAGCTCCAGAAAGCGGTGCTCGCGTCGCGCCGTAAACCCCTCTCGATCGAGCGCGAGGAGAAACGATTGGGAGGGCGCGTCGAACCAGTAGCTGAGCACGCCGTCGTCGACCTCGATGAACTTCGGCAGCCCGTTCGGGTACCGCTTCCGCACCTCGGGCACGGTCCTTTGGTGGAACCGCAAAAAATCCCCGTTGTATGCGACGTGCCGGTGGTATTTGAAGAAAAACGCGAGGCCGAGCGCCACGGCGACGGCGCAGGCAACCACCTTCCCGGGCGAAGGTCGCGGCGCGGCGAGGGCCGGGAAGCGGAGCCGCGGGAGGCGGAACGAAAGGACGAACAGGGTGGGGAGGAGCGTGGAGACGGGGAAGTACCAGTATCCCTGGTGCAGATAAAGCCCGAAGCAGAAATTGTAGGCGCCGAGCGCGATGACACCCAGCGCGGCGAAGACGAGCTGCACTTCGAGCCGCGTCGCCCTGCGCCGGCGAAAGGCGCAGGCCAGGATGTAGAGCAGCGAGAGGAGCGGCGGCAGGACGATCTGCGCCTCACGGCACGCATTGGGGAGCCACCACGGCGAGTTTTTCAGCGCGCCCTGGAAGAGGACCTTGATGAGGTGCGCGTGCTCCGGGTTCCATTTCGGAAAGGTCGTCTTTGCGGCCCCGCTGATGGGCATCAGCGATCCGAAATGGATCCGGTTGATCAAGAGGTAGGGCAAAAGCAGCGCGACGAACGCGAGGACCGCCGCGCCGGCCGCCTCCCGCCGGCCGCCTCGACGCAGGCACGAAAAGCAATACCCGGCCAGCATCGGCGCGGCGATGAGCCCGTGATCGAGGCGCGCGAGCGTGAAGGCCGCGAGCGCCGCCCCGACGTACGCCCCCGCCCGCGTGGAATGAAGGGCCGAGCGGGAGGTCGCGAGGAAGAGGGAGAGCGCAAAGAGCAAAAGGCAAAGCCCGCTCTCCATGCCATTCATGTAGCTCCACGGGGTCCCGAACACGGGGAGCCTCCAGTGGGGCAAACCCGCCTTCTCGATCAGCCCGAGGCCGAAATTCCAAAGGGGAAGGACGAGGAGCGGATACACGCCGACGGGCAGCAAAACGAAGGTCGGGGTCAGCCGGCGTGCGCGCAGAAGCGTCATGCCGAGGAGCCACGTCGCGCCCCCCACCGCGATCACGCTGCTCATGACGGCGAGAAAGAGGCCGATGTCGCCGAGCCCGGCCTTTTCCCGCACGAGCTCGGTGACCCCGATGAAGGCCTGCCAGAGCGGATGAAACCCGTTCGTGGGATGCTCTCCGTCGTAGGAAAACCTGCCGGTCCGCGCAAGGTTCCTGCCGATCGTGAGGTAATAATAGGTATCGATGGCCATCCAGTGAAAGGGGGCCGTCCGGATCGACGAGAGCAGGTCGACGAGCGCCGGAACCACGACGAGGAGCGTCGTCGTCACGGCAATCCATCGTCGCCGGAGAAACGAGCGGAGGCGCTCCCCAAACCTGCGCGGAGGTCGCATGGCGGGCGCGATAGCACCACCGTCGCGGGCCTTCGTCAACGCCTGCGGGCCCGGTCACCGCCCCGGCGAGGTCGGGGCGAGAGCGTTGTGCGTGCCGAGAAATCTCCATCCTCGCTCGAACCCGGGAAAACCCCGCACGACGCGCGCACCTGGACCACGCACGCCTCGTCGTTTCCTCTTCCAATCCGGACGGATGCGTGCGACATGGGCTACAGGTGGCAGTTCTATGAGTGGTTCCGAAGAGATGATTGACGTAGCTGGAGGACATGAAGGGGGGTTGGCAGAGGACCGCGCGCTGGTGCAGGCGCTCGAAGAGAAGGTACGGGCGCTCGAGGAGGAGCTGCGATTTTTCCGCACGCTCGCCGACGAGCTGCCACTCAGCCTTTACCACAAGGACCGCGAAGGACGTTGCGTATGGGCCAACGCGGCCCTGCTCGCGAGCGTCGGATCCGGGCTCGAAGAGGCGCTCGGCAAGACGGTGTTCGATTATTACCCGCGCGCGCTCGCGGAAAAATACGATGCCGACGACCGGCGCGTGATCGAGACGGGCGTGACCCTTCAGGACGTCGAGGAGCACAAAGCGCCCACCTCCGAGGGCTCGCGTTACGTGGAGGTCAAAAAGGTTCCCGTGCGGAATGCAGAGGGCGCGATCACCGGCTCGATGGGCATCTACTGGGACGTCACCGGCGTGCGCCGCGCCGAACGCCTGGAGGAGGAACGACAAGCGCAAGCCGCGACGTTGCGCGAGCTCGGCGCGCCGCTCCTCCCGCTCGCCGAGCGGGTCCTCGCGATGCCCCTCATCGGCCGCATCGACGCCGCCCGCGCCGCGCAAGCGCTCGATTCGTTGCTCCATGGCGTCTCCGAGCGCCAGGCCGCCGTGGTGCTGCTCGACGTGACGGGTGTCACCACGATCGACGACGACGTGGTGCGCCTGCTCGTCGACGCCGCCGGGGCCGTGCGGCTGCTCGGCGCGCGTGTGGTGCTCACCGGCGTGAAAGCGGCGATGGCTCAGGCCATGATCGAAATGGATGCCCGCCTGGAAGGGATTGTGACGTTGTCGACGATGCAGGCAGGCGTCGCGTGGGCGCTCGCGCGGCGAGGATGATGACGTTTGCCGGCGAGCTCCGCCGGCCGAGCCGCGTCACGGCACGACGGTCAGCGCGGGAAGTTGGGTGATCTCGAAGGAGAGCCCCGCGCCCGAGCCTGCGCCGTTCAGATCACAATAGGTCCACCGCGTCCCGTCGAGGCTCATGCGGTAGGCATACCGGTAGGCGCCTGGAACGGCGGGCGCGAGGAACGAGCCCTTGTATTCGTCGTCATTGCCGATCTGCGCGTTGTAGGTGGCCGAGAAGAACTGCCAGCCGCTCTGCGTGGTGGGGTTGATGTTGGCCGGGCCAAAGCCCACCTCGACCTTCAACGTCGCGCTCGCGTCGGCGGCCTCGGTCACGCCCGCCTCGTACGCCCGGCCGTAGATCACGGGCGTCATCGCCGATGCGGAGACCGTCAGCGAGACCGGGAGCTCGACGTTGCAGAAATCGAGCTCGTACGCCTGGTCCGATTCGTTGGCCGTGACGTCGCCCGCGCAGGCGCAGGCGCTCGCCATGCTCGCCGAGCTCCGCGGCGCGACCTGGGCCGTCGCGAAGTCGGCCTTGTTGTCGCCGGTGTCGGTGCACGCAGCGGCGAGGCGCTGGATCGATTGCGCGGCGGTCGACGCCCCCGGGGCCACGCCGCTCCCCTTGAAGCAGTTCGCGGTGGTCCCGTACCCCACGAAATCCAGGATCTTCGCGCCGCTGGGGCAGCTCCCGCTGAGCGCGGCGGTGGCGTTGACCAGGGCGATCTTGCCCGCCGAGGCGCTCATGTTCGTGGTGCCCGTCGCGTCGGACGCCGGCAAGGCCACGCCACTCGACCCGCCGGCCTGCGCCACCAGGTAATAACCGCCCGGCGCGAGGGTGCCGCTCAGGTTCGTCACGAGCCAGGACGTCCCTGCCGCGCTCGCGTATTGCACCGACCAACCGGCGAGGTTCACCGAGGAGCTGCCGCGGTTGTGCAGCTCGATGAAATCACTCTTGTACGTGGCGCCGGAATTCCCGCCTCCGCCGTAGATCTGGCTTATCACCACCGAGCTCGCGCAGGGAGCGGAGGTCGGCGGCGTGGCGGTGCCGAAGCCGACGCTCGAAGTGTACGCCGCCGCGAGCGCCGTTCCATCGGTCCCCTTGGCCGTCGCGGCGACACGGACGCGGTACGTCGTGCCATAGGAGAGCGCCGGAGACGGGGTCCACGTGGCCACGGTGCCATTCCCGGACATCACGGGCAGCGCCGCGGCGAAGCCGAGGCAGGTGGCGAATCCATCCGTCGAGACCTGGACCACGCCGGTGCAGGGTCCGACCGTGGTCTGCGCGGCGAGCGTGGCCGGATCCATGGCCCCGCTGAACGTGACCGCCACCGTGGAGGTCACCGGCGCGCCGGTCGCCGCGTCGGCGGGCGACGTTCCCACCACGGCTGGCGGCTGGCAAAGGCCGGTGGCGCAGAGACCGCTGTGGCAATCGGCCGGCGCGAGACAACTCTCGCCCACCCCGCAGGGCGGGCACCCCGCGCCGCCGCAATCGACGTCCGTCTCGGACCCGTTCTCGACCCCGTCGGCGCAGCTCGCGGCCTTGCAGACCCCGGCCGCGCAGACACCACTCGGGCATTGCGCGCCGGCATTGCACTGGACGCACAGGCCAGCGCCGTTGCAGACCTTTCCGCCGTTCTGGTTGCACGCCGTGTCGAGGGAGATCGGCGGGTTGGAAGGCGCGCCGGCGGCGCAGACGTCGGCCGTGCATGCATTCCCGTCGACAGGCACGTCGCTGTCGTCGACCTCGGGCGAGGTGCCGCCGGAGCCGTCGCAGGCCATCTGCATGCAATCGCCGGGCATCTGCGAGGGAAGAGGCGTCCCCGCAGCCGCATTCTCGACGCCGCACACCCCCATCACGCAGGTGCGGGCCTGGCACGTGGTGTCCGACCCCGGGCAATCCGCCGCGGTGAGGCATTCGACGCAAGCGCCGTCGCTATTGCAAATCGATCCGGCGTCGCCGCAGGCCGTGCCCGTCGGGACGGGCGGGTTCGAGCCGATGCCGCTGGTGCAGACGTCGCTCGTACACGGATTGCCGTCGACCGGCACGTCGCTGTCCTCGGGGACCGGGATCACCTCCCCCGCCCCGTCGCATTGCAGGATCACGCAATCGCCCGCCTTCTGCTCGGGCGTGGACGTGCCGGCCGGCACGGGCGCGGCGACGCACGCGCCGTCCTTGCAGATCGCCGTCTCGCACGGGTTCGCCGAGGGCTGGCAATCGTCGGCCTTCCGGCAGGACCCGCTGCCGCCCTGGCCGCCTTGGCCTGCTCCCCCGTCCCCGTCGGGGGGCGAACCCTCCGCGCACGCGCTGCCGAAGGCGGCGAGCGCTCCCAAGAACATCGCCCTGACAATCCTCTTCTTCATACCCTCGTCTTTCATGGAACCTTCGCGTCGACCTCGATCGCTCGCCCGGGTGGTAACGACTCCCATCGCAACGAATCGCCGACGAGCGTCGAGATTCGCTTCGGCCGCCCGCCGTCGAGGCGCATGAGATAAAGCCCAGGCCCCTCGCCCGAGGTGCGCGTCGAAAAGAAAGCCAGAATGCGGCCGTCGGGGCTACAGGCGGGATATCCGTTTCGACCCTGCCCCTGCGTCAGCCGCACCATGTCGCCGCCACGCTCACCCGCCGCCAACAGATCGCTGTCCTTGCCGCTGCCCACGGCGAACACCACCCGCACGCCGTCCGGGTGATTGCAGAACGTCGGCGCCGAGGCGAAGAGGCCCTCGGGCGTGATGGGCTTGCCGTCCACGTAGATCCGCTGTCCATAACGACCCTCGCCCGCGAAGGCCAGTTTGCCGCTCGGCGTGAAGGTCGGCCGCAAGGCCATGCCGACCCCGGAGGCGGGCGTGAGGTGCTCGAAGTCGGGCCCCGCGAACAGCTTGATCGTGCCCTCCACCCCGATCGAGACCGCGACCTGCGATCGATCCCGGGAGAACGCGAGCCCGTACACCGAACCTCGTACGGGCAGCGGGATCGTCCGGCCGCTCGCGGCGCGGAGCTGATATTCGCCGTGGTCCACGCTGGACGACCAGAAGAGCTCCTCGGTTTTCCCGAACGCAGGCGCGAGCGCGATCGCATCCGTGGGCGACACGGCCGCGGCGCCGTGGCCATCCGCGTCCATGGTGTAGACCTGGCGGAGCTTGCCCGTGCCGGCGACGAACGTCAGGTGGCTCCCGAACCCCCCATTTTTGCCCGTCAATGCGCCGATCAAGAGGTCCACGAGCCGATGGGATTCGGCCCGGAGATCCCCCGCCGGCACGAGGAAACGCCGCGCGAAGACCGGCGCGGCGCCGCGCGCCACGAGGTACACCCGCCCGGTGATCTCCACGCGATCCTGCCCCTCCCCCCGGCGCGCGCCCACCTGGATCAGCGCTTCGACGCGCTTCTTCGCCCAGGGCCGCACGTCCACCGCCGTCGCGAGCAGCGCCTCCTCCGGCGCCTCGCTCGGGGGCAAAAGCTCGAACTCGCCGCAGAGATCGAGGTCGCGGTGCGTGACGGCGTGCAAGGTCACGTCCTCGATGTCCGACGCGAGGGAAGGGACGACCGCGACGCGCGGGAGCGGGCGCGTCGCGCCGGCCACAACCACGATCGTGCCGAGCACGTCCGCGGTGCTTGGCGGGGCGTCGACCGCGGGCGTGTCCGCGGCGCGGGCGATCGAAGCGCCGGCCAAGAGCAGCGCGGTGCCCATGAAGAGCCGATGGAGGGCGCGCATCAATCGCATCGCTCCGGCGTGCAGGTGAAGGTGAGCGAGATCCGGTGCTGGACGATGTTCGGGTAGTTCTCCGGCGGAGGGGGGATCTCCTTTCCCCTCGCGCCCTCGAGCGCGGCGCGCGCGGCGGCGTCGAACGCCGCGTGGCCGCTCGGCGTGATCACGTAACTCGTGACCGTGCGGCCGCTCGAGACCTCGATCGTGGCGGCGACGCGGTATCGCGTGATCTCCTCGGGGCCGAGCCCCGACCCGGAGACCCGAAAGCGCTGGCTGAACCACACACGGATCCGGTCCCGATAGATGTCCACGGCGCGGGCCTCGAGCGGGTCCGTCTCGGTGCCGTCCGCAATGCCGTCCGCGTGTCCTTTCACGGGGACATTGGCGGGCGGCGTCTCGGCGGAGACGGGAATCGTCGTCTCGATTTGTTTTGCGACCTCGACGTCGGGGGGCGGAATCCTCGCCCCGGCGTCGGTCTCCGATACGACCGGCTGCGGCCCGTCCTCGCCCCGGGTCGCGTCCGCGGGAGAGGCGGCGGCCGCCGCGGCGCGCGCTTGCGGAGCTTGCCTCACCCAGCGGTCCGGGAGCTTCGTTCGGTCCCACGTCCCCCCGAGCTTGAGCGCGGGCGCGAGGTCGGGCGCGGGATCCACATCGACCGTCGGGCTCGGCTCGACCTCCTCGACATCGAGGACCGGCGCGGCGCCGGGCGGCGCTGGACGCTCCGCGCACACGAGGAGCAGGGCGCCTCCATGGACGGCCACGGAGGCGCAGAGCGTGATCGCGAGGGAGCGAGCACGCAAACCCGGAACGGCCGCGGGAGGGAGCGCGCGCATACCCCTCAATCCGCGAGGAAAATGTCGACGCGGCGATCGCGCGCCCACCCCTCCTCGTCGCCGCCCGACGCCTCGAGCTCGCCTCGGGACGAGGTTTGCAGGCGCGACGCCTCGAGCCCTTTCTTGCCGAGGAAGCTCGCCACGCTGCTCGCGCGCTTATGCCCGAGCCCGAAGTTGTATTCGGTCTCCCCGCGCGCATCGGCGTGACCAACGACTCGCATTCCTTTGCCGGCGAGGTTCCCGCTGGAGAAGCAGCGCGCGAGGGCGTCCAGCGACGACGCGGCGTCGGACTGAATGTACGAGGAGTCGAAGGCGAAATGCGCCTTCGGGATGTTGCCGCAAGCCTTGACGATGCGGTCGTCGATATGGACCGAGCTCGCGTCCGCGGGGGCGCTGCCCTTCGACGCGGACGCTCCCGCCGCCTGCCCGCTCGCGCCGGCTTCGCTGCCGTCACGCCCGGACGCCGCTTTCGGCCGGCTCGCCGGATCCGAACCGCAGCCCGCGACGAGCATGGCAAGCGCCGCCGCGATCGAAACGACAAGAATGCAACGGGATCGATCTCGCATGAGCATACCTCCTGGGGCAGGAATTCATCCGGATGTCGAGCCCACCGCGCCCGGACGCCGGCCGGCGTTGAGCACGACCGTGCGCAGGTCGTCGACATCAAAAGGTTTGTCGAACACCGCGAAAGCGCCCGCGGCCCGCGCACGCGCGTGCGTCGCCGCGTCGCCGAACGCCGTGGTCAGCACGAAGGGCGTGCGCCACCCGACCTCGCGCATGGACGCGAGCACGTCGAGCCCGCTCTTGCCGGGCATGCGGATATCCGAGACGATCACGTCGGGCGGGCTCTCTTCGAGCGCGCCCTGCGATACCGCGCGCAAGAACTCGAGGAGCTGCGTCCCGTTCTCGATCTCGATCACCGTATGCCCGTCCTTGCGCAGGGCCTGCGCGAGGAAGAGGCGCACCTCCAGGTCGTCCTCGGCGAGGACCACGCGCAAGGGCTCTCGACGCCGCGGATCGTCTCCGTCGACCACGAGGTCCCACGCCGCGCTCGATGTACGTCGCGCCATTGCGCCCGGGAATTGCAAGGAGCGCGCCACGCGGATCCGGGCCGAACACCGGCGGGATCGGGGGCCCGACGCGCGCCGCGAGCGCCGTGTTTCGCGGCGCTGTTGCATTCTGCGACGGAGACGCCTCAGTCGCTCGTGCCGTACCGCGCGAGCTTGCGGTACAGCGTGGCGCGATCGAGCTTCAGGAGCTCCGCCGCGCGCGTCTTGTTGCCGCGCACCGCCTCGAGGACCCGCAGAATGTACCGACGCTCCACTTCTTCGAGCGGCAAGAGCTCCGCGGGATCGTCCGTGGCCACCACCACGTGCTTGGCCTCGTGGGTGCGGATCTTCTCGGGCAGATCCTCCGCGCCGATCTGCTCGTACGTGGCGAGGGCGACGGCGCGCTCGATGCAATTGGAGAGCTCGCGGACGTTGCCCGGCCACGCATAACTCATGAGCTTGTCGGCCGCCTCGGGGGACAAGCCCGTGACGGGGCGCCCGGTCGTCGCGGCGAACTTCTCCACGAACCGCTGCGCGAGAAGCAAGATGTCCGTGCCCCGCGAGCGCAGCGGCGGCATCTCCACCTGGACGACGTGGATACGATAATAGAGGTCCTCCCGGAATCGGCGCTCCTCCACGGCGGCTTCGAGATCACGATTCGTCGCGGACACGATGCGCACGTCCACGGCCACCTCGTCGTCGCCGCCGATGGGACGCACGGTCCTCTCCTGCAAGGCCCGCAGGAGCTTCGGCTGCAGGCCGAGCGGCATGTCGCCGATCTCGTCGAGGAAGAGGGTCCCCCCGTGCGCCTTTTGAAAAAGGCCCGTGCGCGCCGCGCGCGCGTCGGTGAAGGCGCCACGGACGTGGCCGAAGAGCTCGCTTTCGAGCAACGCCTCGGGCATCGCCGCGCAGTTGATCGCGACGAACGGCCCGCTGCGCCGCGCGCTGCGCCGATGCAGGGCGCGCGCCGCGAGCTCCTTGCCCGTGCCACTCTCGCCCGTGATCAGCACCGAGGTATCGAGATCGGCCACCCGCTCCAGCAGGTCGGTCGCCCGCTTCATCGCCGCGCTCGCCCCGACCATCTCCTCGAACTCGCGCGCCTCCGCCGCCGCGCGCCGCAGCCGCCTCACCTCGTCGCGCAGCGCCCGGTGCCGCACCGCCCGCTCCACCGCGATGCGCAGCACTTCGAGCTCGAAGGGCTTGGGGAGGAAATCGTACGCGCCCGCGCGGATCGCCGCGATCGCCGTGTCGAGGCTGCCGAACGCCGTGATGACGATGACGGGCACGTCGGGCCGCGTCCCGACGATCCGCTCGCAGAGCGTGAGGCCGGTCATTCCCTTCATTTGCAGGTCGGCCACGACCACATCGAAATCCTCGGTCGCGAGCAGGTCGAGCCCCTGCTCGCCGCTCGTCCGGTACGACGTGACGAACCCGCGCTTCTTGAGCCCTGCGTCCAGCAGATCGCAGACGTCGGGCTCGTCGTCGATGATCAGGACACGCCCGGGGATGCTCGGCGGCACAAGGGCAGGTATACGCGAAACCGGCTGCCTTTGCCCGCCTCGCTGTCGACGCGGATGAACCCCTCGTGTTCCTGGACGATGCCATAGGAGACCGAGAGCCCGAGCCCGGTCCCTTCGCCCACGTCCTTGGTCGTGAAGAAGGGTTCGAAAATATGGGCCACGACGTCGGGAGGCATCCCCTCGCCCTCGTCGAGGACCTCGATGCAAGCGTACGTGGCCTCGTCCCCGCCGATGTCGCCGGGAGGCGCCGCGCGTTCTTCGTGAACCTTCACGCAGAGCCGCCCGCCTGCTTTCATGGCCTGGATGCCATTGACCACCAGGTTCGTGAGCGCCTGCTGGATCTGCTCGGCGTCGGCGTCCGCCTCGACGGGCGCTTCGCCGGTCTCGATCTCGATCGACACCGTCCGCTTGTCGGCGAGCGGCTTGAGGAGCGACACGGTGCGCCGCGTGATGGCGCGGAGGTCGAGGCGTGACTTCTCGGCGCCTCGCCGGCGCGCGAAATCGAGGAGCTGGCGCACGATGCGGATGATGCGATCGGTTTGCTCGGCGATGGTGCGCGCGTTCCTCTCGACCTCCTCGGGGCTCGTCCCGTCCTCGCAGAGCATCCGCGCGCGGCCCGAAATGACCTGGAGCGGCGCCCCGAGCTCGTGCGCGATGCCCGCGCCCAGCTTGCCCACGGTCGCGAGGCGATCGGCGTGGCGGAGCTGCTCGAGCGCGCTGATCCGCGCGTCCGTCTCCCGCGCCGCGCGCGCGTTGGCCTCCGCGAGGCGGTCGCACATGAGGTTCATCTCGTGGGCGAGCTGGCCGATCTCGTCGCGCTGGGAGAGCGCGAGGCGCGCCGAGAGGTCCCCCGCACCGACGCGGCGCGCCTGCGCGATGAGGCTCTGCATCGGCCGGCCGACGAACCATACGCCGAGGCCCGTGGCGATGAGCCCGCACACGAGCGCGACCGCGAGGTTCGCGAGGAACGTGTTGAACAGCGCCGTCCGCACGTATTGCTTCTCGCCCGCCAGCGATTCCGCGAGCTCGATGGCGCCGAGCGATCCTCCGCCTTCCGCGACCACGGGCACGAACGTGACGAGGTGCTCTTCGTTCACGTCGTCGAGGCGCGGGAGCCTGAGCACGACCTCCTCGCCCCTCGCGACGGGCTCGAGCGCGACGCGGGGCGCGGCGGGGGCGTCGACGCTCTCCGCGGGCACGTCGAGCGAGACCCAGCGAATGCGGACATGGCTCTCGCGCTGGTTGGCGAGCTGCACGACGGCGCGGGCGCGATCACGCCCGTCGGCTTGATACACCTCGGCGACGGCTGCGGCGAGGACGCGGCCATAGACGTGCGAGTCGTGGCGAATGTCCGTCTCGAAGAGCGTGATCAGACGCCGCACGCGGGTGTAGGCGTGCACGGCGACGACCGCGAATACGCCCAGGATGAGGGCGATGGCGAGCTTGCGGGCGAGAATCACCGCGGGATCGTACCATGGCGCGGTCCTTCGCCCGCATCCTCTCAGCGCCCCGCGATCCAGCCGTCGAACGTCCCCTCCCCGCGTGCGCTCCCTGCGTCGACCTTGATCCACAGATTGAGGAACGCCGTCCCCGCCGTCCTTTCGGGGTATTTCCGGTACGTCGCCGGCACCCGCGCCCCGAGCCCGTGGAACGTCACGATCCGCGTGCCCACCGGCAAAACGTCGAGCGCCGCTTCCACCCGCGCCGTGTCCTCGCGAAAACGCGCCTCGGTCAGCGGAATGGCGTCGTCGAGCCGCCTCGCCTCGGGGAAGATGTTTTCCTCGAATGGGTTGCAAAAATAGTACGCCCGGTACGTATCCCAATCGATAGCGTCGAGCGTGCCCGGCCGCACCTCGGCTCGACCTGCGAGCCCGAGCACGTCGATCACCTCTGTCGCGGTCTCGACGAGGGCCGCGCGGTGCTCGATTCCATGGAACACCGCGTCGGTCGTGAGCGCGCCCGCGATGCAGAGCTTGCCCACGCCCGCGCCGACGTCGAGCACGGGCCCGCCTGCCTCGGCGAGGAGGCGGCTCACCTTCCGTGCGACGACGAGGGGGGTCCAGAAGCGCGACGAGACGCGCCGGATGGGCTCGGGGAAGAGCTGATCGAAGGCGCGATCGGAGACGGGGCGCCCCGCGCGGACATCGTCGATCATCTTGTGGAGATCGACGTCGAGGTGGGGGCGCGTCATGCGAGGGTCAGAAGCCGGTGTACCGCAGGAACGCGTCCGGCTTCTTGCCGCCGTACGAGCCGTTCCAGTAGCCCTTCTTGTAGTTCGCCTCGGCCACCCCCGTCGAGGTCTGCGAGCCGATGAACGTGCCCTGATCCGGGTCGAGCACGATACCGATGTGTCCCGGCCAGTGGACGAGATCACCGGCCTGGGGCTCGGTCACCTTCTGGAAGTAGGGCGAACTGCCGAAGTCGTTCGCCAGCATGTAAGGGAACTTCGGGTTCACCGAAGCCCGCAGCACCGCGACGACGAACTGGTTGCATTTCATCTCGGCGTAAGAGATCTCCCGGCCTTGCATCTGCTCGTAGTTCCGGGCCACCTGCGCAATGTCGTATCCCATGGAAGACTCCTCCCGCTTCGCGAAGAATGGTCGGGAGTTTACACGCGCATCGGCGAGATGAAAACCCCCTTTTGGTGAATCCTCAGGGGAAACGTGCACGGAGCGCCGCGGCAAGGGCCGGGGCCGCATCGGGCAAGGGCCCGCGGCAGGCACGACGCGCAGCGTCGAAGAGGGCCTCGGGGCGCGACAACGCAGCGCGCGCTTCCGCCTCGTCCGCGAGCCGAACGCCGAGGCCGAGCGCCTCGACGTCCAGGGCGAGGCGCACCGACTCGGGGCTCCCGTGCAGCGGGAAAACGGCGAGCGGCACGCCGGCGATCGCGGCCTCGGCGAGCGTCGAATACCCGGCCTTCGCGAGGACGAGATCACAGGCGCCGAAATAACTTTGCGGGTCGGGCGTGATGGCAGGGAAATGGACGAGCGGGCCGCGCGGCGGCGGATCGGCGGCGTGGGAGGGCACGAGGAGCCGGACGCCCGAGGCGGGCGCGGAGGCGGAGAGGACGTCGTAAAGAACAGCGTCGAGGCTGCCGCCGAG
Protein-coding sequences here:
- a CDS encoding lamin tail domain-containing protein; translated protein: MKKRIVRAMFLGALAAFGSACAEGSPPDGDGGAGQGGQGGSGSCRKADDCQPSANPCETAICKDGACVAAPVPAGTSTPEQKAGDCVILQCDGAGEVIPVPEDSDVPVDGNPCTSDVCTSGIGSNPPVPTGTACGDAGSICNSDGACVECLTAADCPGSDTTCQARTCVMGVCGVENAAAGTPLPSQMPGDCMQMACDGSGGTSPEVDDSDVPVDGNACTADVCAAGAPSNPPISLDTACNQNGGKVCNGAGLCVQCNAGAQCPSGVCAAGVCKAASCADGVENGSETDVDCGGAGCPPCGVGESCLAPADCHSGLCATGLCQPPAVVGTSPADAATGAPVTSTVAVTFSGAMDPATLAAQTTVGPCTGVVQVSTDGFATCLGFAAALPVMSGNGTVATWTPSPALSYGTTYRVRVAATAKGTDGTALAAAYTSSVGFGTATPPTSAPCASSVVISQIYGGGGNSGATYKSDFIELHNRGSSSVNLAGWSVQYASAAGTSWLVTNLSGTLAPGGYYLVAQAGGSSGVALPASDATGTTNMSASAGKIALVNATAALSGSCPSGAKILDFVGYGTTANCFKGSGVAPGASTAAQSIQRLAAACTDTGDNKADFATAQVAPRSSASMASACACAGDVTANESDQAYELDFCNVELPVSLTVSASAMTPVIYGRAYEAGVTEAADASATLKVEVGFGPANINPTTQSGWQFFSATYNAQIGNDDEYKGSFLAPAVPGAYRYAYRMSLDGTRWTYCDLNGAGSGAGLSFEITQLPALTVVP
- a CDS encoding response regulator, which codes for MARRTSSAAWDLVVDGDDPRRREPLRVVLAEDDLEVRLFLAQALRKDGHTVIEIENGTQLLEFLRAVSQGALEESPPDVIVSDIRMPGKSGLDVLASMREVGWRTPFVLTTAFGDAATHARARAAGAFAVFDKPFDVDDLRTVVLNAGRRPGAVGSTSG
- a CDS encoding PAS domain-containing protein; the encoded protein is MAEDRALVQALEEKVRALEEELRFFRTLADELPLSLYHKDREGRCVWANAALLASVGSGLEEALGKTVFDYYPRALAEKYDADDRRVIETGVTLQDVEEHKAPTSEGSRYVEVKKVPVRNAEGAITGSMGIYWDVTGVRRAERLEEERQAQAATLRELGAPLLPLAERVLAMPLIGRIDAARAAQALDSLLHGVSERQAAVVLLDVTGVTTIDDDVVRLLVDAAGAVRLLGARVVLTGVKAAMAQAMIEMDARLEGIVTLSTMQAGVAWALARRG
- a CDS encoding sigma-54-dependent transcriptional regulator — its product is MPGRVLIIDDEPDVCDLLDAGLKKRGFVTSYRTSGEQGLDLLATEDFDVVVADLQMKGMTGLTLCERIVGTRPDVPVIVITAFGSLDTAIAAIRAGAYDFLPKPFELEVLRIAVERAVRHRALRDEVRRLRRAAAEAREFEEMVGASAAMKRATDLLERVADLDTSVLITGESGTGKELAARALHRRSARRSGPFVAINCAAMPEALLESELFGHVRGAFTDARAARTGLFQKAHGGTLFLDEIGDMPLGLQPKLLRALQERTVRPIGGDDEVAVDVRIVSATNRDLEAAVEERRFREDLYYRIHVVQVEMPPLRSRGTDILLLAQRFVEKFAATTGRPVTGLSPEAADKLMSYAWPGNVRELSNCIERAVALATYEQIGAEDLPEKIRTHEAKHVVVATDDPAELLPLEEVERRYILRVLEAVRGNKTRAAELLKLDRATLYRKLARYGTSD
- a CDS encoding OmpA family protein, translating into MRDRSRCILVVSIAAALAMLVAGCGSDPASRPKAASGRDGSEAGASGQAAGASASKGSAPADASSVHIDDRIVKACGNIPKAHFAFDSSYIQSDAASSLDALARCFSSGNLAGKGMRVVGHADARGETEYNFGLGHKRASSVASFLGKKGLEASRLQTSSRGELEASGGDEEGWARDRRVDIFLAD
- a CDS encoding TonB C-terminal domain-containing protein — translated: MRALPPAAVPGLRARSLAITLCASVAVHGGALLLVCAERPAPPGAAPVLDVEEVEPSPTVDVDPAPDLAPALKLGGTWDRTKLPDRWVRQAPQARAAAAAASPADATRGEDGPQPVVSETDAGARIPPPDVEVAKQIETTIPVSAETPPANVPVKGHADGIADGTETDPLEARAVDIYRDRIRVWFSQRFRVSGSGLGPEEITRYRVAATIEVSSGRTVTSYVITPSGHAAFDAAARAALEGARGKEIPPPPENYPNIVQHRISLTFTCTPERCD
- a CDS encoding tolB protein, with the translated sequence MRALHRLFMGTALLLAGASIARAADTPAVDAPPSTADVLGTIVVVAGATRPLPRVAVVPSLASDIEDVTLHAVTHRDLDLCGEFELLPPSEAPEEALLATAVDVRPWAKKRVEALIQVGARRGEGQDRVEITGRVYLVARGAAPVFARRFLVPAGDLRAESHRLVDLLIGALTGKNGGFGSHLTFVAGTGKLRQVYTMDADGHGAAAVSPTDAIALAPAFGKTEELFWSSSVDHGEYQLRAASGRTIPLPVRGSVYGLAFSRDRSQVAVSIGVEGTIKLFAGPDFEHLTPASGVGMALRPTFTPSGKLAFAGEGRYGQRIYVDGKPITPEGLFASAPTFCNHPDGVRVVFAVGSGKDSDLLAAGERGGDMVRLTQGQGRNGYPACSPDGRILAFFSTRTSGEGPGLYLMRLDGGRPKRISTLVGDSLRWESLPPGRAIEVDAKVP